The proteins below come from a single Benincasa hispida cultivar B227 chromosome 4, ASM972705v1, whole genome shotgun sequence genomic window:
- the LOC120076126 gene encoding indole-3-pyruvate monooxygenase YUCCA6 produces MEIEFKHDTSMKEGISVKEHVLDMMIHFSITEIQGIYQLLFFFFFWVPGPVIVGAGPSGLAAAACLKQRGVPSVLLERSNCIASLWQLKTYDRLRLHLPKQFCELPFMGFPVEFPTYPSKQQFIKYLEDYAERFDIRPRFNETVAEAEYDRTLGFWRVRSKRGRSDETEYVSRWLIVATGENAEAVVPELDGMDVFGGSIKHTSLYKSGEEFRGKKVLVVGCGNSGMEVCLDLCEHSATPSLVVRDTVHVLPREMLGKSTFGLSMWLLKWFPIRLVDGFLLMVSRLILGDTARFGLDRPIMGPLRLKMSGKTPVLDVGTLAKIKSGHIKIRPSIKRLKRQAVEFVDGRTERFDSIILATGYRSNVPSWLKEGEMFGKEDGLPRRPFPNGWKGESGLYAVGFTKRGLLGASMDAKRIAEDIERCWKADAKLMQSPPST; encoded by the exons ATTCAAGGGATTTaccaattacttttttttttttttttttgggtaccGGGACCGGTGATAGTAGGTGCAGGGCCGTCGGGACTAGCTGCGGCGGCGTGTTTGAAACAAAGAGGAGTACCGAGTGTTTTGCTGGAGAGATCCAACTGTATAGCGTCGTTGTGGCAGTTAAAGACGTATGATCGTCTACGGTTGCATCTACCGAAGCAATTTTGTGAGCTGCCGTTTATGGGTTTTCCGGTGGAGTTCCCGACGTATCCTTCAAAGCAACAATTCATCAAGTATTTGGAGGATTATGCGGAGAGATTTGACATACGGCCGAGATTTAACGAGACGGTTGCGGAAGCAGAGTATGATCGCACGCTCGGGTTTTGGCGCGTGAGAAGCAAGCGCGGTCGTTCAGATGAAACAGAGTACGTTTCACGGTGGTTGATCGTGGCTACGGGAGAAAATGCGGAGGCGGTGGTGCCGGAGCTTGACGGAATGGATGTATTTGGTGGCTCAATAAAACATACAAGTTTATACAAAAGCGGTGAAGAATTTCGAGGCAAAAAAGTTTTGGTTGTTGGCTGTGGAAATTCAGGCATGGAAGTTTGTTTAGATCTTTGTGAACATAGTGCTACACCTTCTCTCGTCGTCAGAGATACA GTTCACGTACTACCACGAGAGATGCTGGGAAAATCGACTTTCGGGTTGTCCATGTGGTTGCTAAAGTGGTTCCCCATACGTCTTGTCGATGGGTTCTTGCTAATGGTGTCGAGGCTGATACTTGGGGACACTGCAAGATTCGGATTGGACCGGCCCATTATGGGCCCACTTCGTCTCAAAATGTCCGGAAAGACCCCTGTCTTGGATGTTGGTACTCTAGCCAAAATCAAATCCGGACATATTAAG ATACGCCCTAGCATCAAACGGCTGAAACGTCAGGCGGTGGAGTTTGTTGATGGAAGAACAGAAAGATTTGATTCCATTATTTTGGCTACTGGTTATAGAAGCAATGTGCCCTCTTGGCTAAAG GAGGGAGAAATGTTTGGGAAAGAAGATGGGTTGCCAAGGAGGCCATTTCCAAATGGATGGAAAGGAGAAAGTGGGCTATATGCAGTAGGATTCACAAAGCGTGGATTACTCGGCGCATCAATGGATGCCAAAAGAATCGCCGAGGACATCGAACGGTGTTGGAAAGCCGACGCTAAGCTCATGCAATCTCCACCGTCCACGTAG